A single Dreissena polymorpha isolate Duluth1 chromosome 14, UMN_Dpol_1.0, whole genome shotgun sequence DNA region contains:
- the LOC127857129 gene encoding 26S proteasome non-ATPase regulatory subunit 11-like, with protein MHTNLLNDHLPGEYNCTAEYLARLIALYFETKKYQEALVLTSSLLRELKKLDDKALLVEVQLLESKVYHALSNLPKARAALTSGRTTANGIYCPPKLQASLDLQSGKHNKASTVLLNYRPLWTCSQVNTMQHLLSS; from the exons ATGCACACCAACTTGTTAAATGACCATTTACCAGGTGAATACAACTGCACGGCGGAGTATTTG GCTAGACTGATAGCATTGTACTTTGAAACTAAGAAGTACCAGGAAGCCCTTGTACTCA CCTCGTCGTTGCTACGTGAACTGAAGAAGCTGGATGACAAGGCCCTGCTGGTGGAGGTACAGCTACTGGAGAGCAAGGTCTACCACGCCCTGTCCAATCTGCCCAAGGCTCGGGCTGCCCTCACCTCCGGCCGTACCACTGCCAACGGCATCTACTGTCCTCCTAAACTACAGGCCTCTCTGGACCTGCAGTCAGGTAAACACAATAAAGCATCTACTGTCCTCCTAAACTACAGGCCTCTCTGGACCTGCAGTCAGGTAAACACAATGCAGCATCTACTGTCCTCCTAA